From Triticum urartu cultivar G1812 chromosome 2, Tu2.1, whole genome shotgun sequence, a single genomic window includes:
- the LOC125537480 gene encoding transcription factor NIGTH1-like, translated as MGLDVGEIGMGADLSLDLKMFAAKSLGRVREAPAAAMDDCIRRLEEEKSKIEVFRRELPLCARLLADVIDVMKKEVEEKKRGGDRGEDKEDAGAGDKSNWMSTAQLWTGDSVRGDDASEKQDARRRSSEPESHDGAALPFKAVGSGAPAFAPPSLRKDDKAVRMPDLPFLSPAPIKTSPAAATGGAEESRRQLVGFAQEAARAAAALAPAAPSLGLQAQSQQTAQQQQQARKARRCWSPELHRQFVTALHQLGGPQVATPKQIRELMKVDGLTNDEVKSHLQKYRLHNRRAPGSPAANRPIVLMGGLWITQDQSSSQSGGSPPGPLHFSSSGVAASSVTVSGEEEDGRSESYGWK; from the exons ATGGGTCTGGACGTAGGAGAGATCGGCATGGGCGCAGATTTGAGCCTGGATTTGAAGATGTTCGCGGCCAAGAGCCTGGGGCGGGTCAGGGAAGCGCCGGCGGCCGCCATGGACGACTGTATCCGGAggctggaggaggagaagagcaAGATCGAGGTGTTCCGGCGCGAGCTCCCGCTCTGCGCGCGCCTCCTCGCCGACG TGATTGATGTGAtgaagaaggaggtggaggagaagaagagaggCGGCGATCGAGGAGAGGACAAGGAGGACGCCGGCGCAGGCGACAAGAGCAACTGGATGAGCACCGCGCAGCTCTGGACCGGCGATTCCGTCCGGGGGGACGATGCTTCCGAG AAGCAGGATGCGAGGAGGAGGTCGTCGGAGCCGGAATCTCACGACGGCGCTGCGTTGCCGTTCAAGGCCGTGGGCTCCGGCGCGCCGGCGTTCGCGCCGCCGAGTTTGAGGAAGGATGACAAGGCTGTGCGGATGCCGGATCTGCCGTTTCTGTCCCCGGCACCGATCAAGACCTCTCCGGCTGCTGCTACCGGCGGCGCTGAAGAAAGCCGCCGCCAGCTTGTGGGATTCGCGCAAGAAGCGGCGAGGGCTGCAGCCGCCCTGGCACCGGCCGCCCCTTCCCTAGGCCTCCAGGCGCAGTCGCAGCAGACAgcccagcagcagcagcaagcgAGGAAGGCGCGGCGGTGCTGGTCGCCGGAGCTGCACCGCCAGTTCGTCACTGCCCTGCACCAACTCGGTGGTCCCCAAG TTGCTACTCCAAAGCAAATCAGGGAGCTGATGAAGGTGGATGGCCTGACCAATGATGAAGTGAAGAGCCATCTCCAG AAGTACCGTCTACACAACCGAAGGGCGCCAGGATCTCCGGCAGCCAACCGGCCGATCGTGCTCATGGGAGGGCTCTGGATAACTCAGGACCAAAGCAGCTCCCAGTCAGGAGGGTCACCTCCGGGGCCCCTTCACTTCTCAAGCTCAGGCGTAGCTGCCTCATCGGTGACGGTCAGCGGCGAGGAGGAAGATGGCAGATCCGAGAGCTATGGCTGGAAATGA